A region from the Tsuneonella mangrovi genome encodes:
- the murI gene encoding glutamate racemase — translation MDPSAPILLFDSGVGGLTVLAELRKVLPEAPVIYAADTAGLPYGSKTEAEIAARVAGLLGRLSERYRPRLVTIACNTASTIALGMVRDVLHIPIVGTVPAIKPAAAMTKTGVIGLLGTEATIRQGYVDRLEAEFASDKRLLRYAAPGLVAAAEAKLRGEPVDNGAIAAAVDGLRSQPDGASIDTVVLACTHFPLIEDELRAALGREITFVHGAEGIARRISHLTQGLPFARSEPDLAITTGELTEFERLAPTFSAFGIERIERL, via the coding sequence TTGGACCCATCTGCCCCGATCCTGCTCTTCGATTCCGGCGTCGGCGGGCTGACCGTGCTCGCCGAGTTGCGCAAAGTCCTGCCCGAAGCACCGGTGATCTACGCGGCCGACACGGCTGGCTTGCCCTACGGTTCGAAGACCGAAGCAGAGATCGCCGCGCGGGTCGCGGGGCTGCTGGGGCGTTTGAGCGAACGCTACCGCCCGCGCCTCGTCACGATTGCCTGCAATACCGCCAGCACGATCGCATTGGGCATGGTGCGCGACGTGCTGCACATTCCGATCGTCGGCACGGTGCCGGCGATCAAGCCGGCAGCCGCGATGACAAAGACCGGGGTGATCGGCTTACTCGGGACAGAAGCGACGATCCGGCAAGGCTACGTCGACCGGCTTGAGGCTGAGTTCGCTAGCGACAAGCGCCTGCTGCGTTATGCCGCACCGGGACTGGTCGCAGCGGCAGAGGCCAAGCTACGCGGTGAGCCTGTCGATAATGGCGCAATTGCAGCGGCGGTCGATGGTCTACGCAGCCAGCCAGACGGCGCATCGATCGATACAGTGGTGCTTGCCTGCACCCACTTTCCGCTTATCGAGGACGAATTGCGCGCTGCGCTCGGTCGCGAGATCACCTTCGTCCACGGGGCGGAAGGCATTGCCCGCCGCATCTCCCACCTGACGCAAGGCCTGCCCTTTGCCCGCAGCGAGCCCGACTTGGCCATCACAACTGGAGAACTCACCGAGTTCGAACGGCTTGCGCCGACGTTTTCGGCCTTCGGGATCGAACGCATCGAGAGGCTCTGA
- the hemA gene encoding 5-aminolevulinate synthase: MNYDQIFDQAIDRLHAEGRYRVFIDILRNKGAFPNARCFHGHNGPKPVTVWCSNDYLAMGQHPKVIAAMEEALHDVGAGSGGTRNIGGNTHYHVDLEAELADLHGKEGALLFTSGYVSNDATLSTLAKLLPGCIIFSDELNHASMIAGIRNSGCEKRVFRHNDVEHLEELLAAEEPDVPKLIAFESVYSMDGDVAPIHAICDLAEKYNALTYIDEVHAVGMYGKHGGGISERDEAAHRIDIIEGTMGKAFGVMGGYIAADKKIIDVIRSYAPGFIFTTSLSPVLVAGVLASVRHLKQSSEERDGQQAAAAQLKAMMRAAGLPVMDSVTHIVPLMVGDPVRAKKISDILLAEYGMYVQPINFPTVPRGTERLRFTPGPAHTEEMMQELVDALVEVWDRLDLELREAA; the protein is encoded by the coding sequence GTGAATTACGACCAGATCTTCGACCAGGCGATCGATCGCCTCCATGCCGAAGGCCGCTATCGCGTTTTCATCGATATCCTGCGCAACAAGGGGGCGTTCCCCAACGCGCGGTGCTTCCACGGGCACAACGGCCCCAAGCCGGTCACCGTGTGGTGTTCCAACGACTATTTGGCGATGGGCCAGCATCCCAAGGTAATTGCCGCGATGGAAGAGGCGCTGCACGATGTCGGCGCCGGTTCGGGCGGCACCCGCAATATCGGCGGTAACACGCACTACCACGTGGACCTCGAGGCCGAGTTGGCAGACCTCCACGGCAAGGAAGGCGCGCTGCTGTTCACCAGCGGGTATGTCTCGAACGACGCGACGCTCTCGACGCTCGCCAAGCTGCTGCCGGGCTGCATCATCTTCTCCGACGAGCTCAACCACGCGAGCATGATTGCGGGCATTCGCAATTCGGGCTGCGAGAAGCGCGTATTCCGCCACAACGACGTCGAGCACCTAGAAGAGCTGCTCGCGGCCGAAGAACCGGACGTGCCGAAGCTGATCGCTTTCGAGAGCGTCTATTCGATGGACGGCGATGTCGCACCGATCCACGCGATTTGCGACCTCGCCGAGAAGTACAACGCGCTGACCTACATCGACGAAGTCCACGCCGTCGGCATGTATGGCAAGCACGGCGGCGGGATCTCCGAGCGTGACGAGGCGGCCCACCGGATCGACATCATCGAAGGCACGATGGGCAAGGCCTTTGGCGTGATGGGCGGCTATATCGCTGCCGACAAGAAGATCATCGACGTGATCCGCTCCTACGCCCCCGGGTTCATTTTCACCACTTCGCTCAGCCCGGTGCTGGTCGCAGGCGTGCTCGCCTCGGTCCGCCACCTCAAGCAGAGCAGCGAGGAACGCGACGGCCAGCAAGCCGCTGCCGCGCAGCTCAAGGCGATGATGCGTGCCGCCGGCCTGCCGGTGATGGACAGCGTGACCCACATCGTGCCGCTGATGGTCGGCGATCCGGTTCGCGCGAAGAAGATCAGCGATATCCTGCTTGCCGAATACGGCATGTACGTGCAGCCGATCAATTTCCCGACCGTACCCCGCGGTACCGAACGCCTGCGCTTCACGCCGGGGCCGGCGCATACCGAGGAAATGATGCAGGAACTGGTCGACGCCCTGGTCGAAGTTTGGGACCGGCTCGACCTGGAGTTGCGCGAGGCAGCGTAA
- a CDS encoding TauD/TfdA dioxygenase family protein gives MATAASKDASNRLELDIRPLTPVIGAEIHGVDLASPGITEQVPAIRAALLEYGVVFFRDQTLTQEQHIAFARHFGDLEIHPATPRKQPNREVLRIVHGPESRGSENAWHSDVTWREEPSLGSILLAREVPDVGGDTLFANMHAAYERLSPEMKRWCEGLTAVHDIARVFAKRLGKSVDELHEQYPPMRHPVIRTHPETGKRAIYVNTGFTSHIEGLADAESRWLLDRLYATASNPEVQCRFRWREGSMAFWDNRLTQHFAASDYYPARRAMDRVTIAGDRPFFDPEN, from the coding sequence ATGGCAACTGCCGCAAGCAAGGACGCTTCAAACCGTTTGGAGCTCGATATCCGTCCGCTCACGCCCGTGATCGGAGCGGAAATCCACGGCGTCGACCTCGCATCCCCCGGTATCACCGAGCAGGTTCCCGCGATCCGCGCGGCGCTGCTCGAATACGGAGTGGTATTCTTCCGCGACCAGACGCTCACGCAGGAGCAACACATCGCATTTGCGCGCCACTTCGGCGACCTGGAAATCCACCCGGCCACCCCGAGGAAGCAACCCAATCGCGAAGTGCTGCGGATCGTCCACGGCCCGGAAAGCCGCGGCAGCGAAAATGCCTGGCATTCGGATGTGACCTGGCGTGAAGAGCCGTCGCTAGGCTCGATACTGCTTGCTCGCGAAGTGCCGGATGTCGGCGGCGATACGCTGTTTGCCAACATGCACGCGGCTTACGAGCGGCTCAGCCCGGAAATGAAGCGCTGGTGCGAAGGGTTAACCGCAGTGCACGACATCGCGCGCGTGTTCGCCAAGCGCCTCGGCAAGAGCGTGGACGAACTCCACGAGCAGTACCCGCCGATGCGCCACCCGGTGATCCGCACGCATCCCGAGACCGGCAAGCGCGCAATCTACGTCAACACCGGGTTCACCAGCCATATCGAGGGCTTGGCAGATGCCGAGAGCCGCTGGTTGCTCGACCGGCTCTATGCCACCGCGTCGAACCCCGAAGTCCAGTGCCGCTTCCGTTGGCGAGAGGGGTCGATGGCATTCTGGGACAACCGGTTGACCCAGCATTTCGCTGCGAGCGATTATTACCCGGCCCGCCGGGCGATGGACCGGGTAACCATCGCCGGCGACCGGCCATTTTTCGATCCCGAAAACTGA
- a CDS encoding EAL domain-containing protein, translating into MKGLSGTQPTTADGHDLVSDGLRHDVLDDFEQTGIAWVWASDADNVLSYLSSGAAKAIDLPLSTLLGQPISTLFETDPDDPDNRAGRPLGFQLNSRSKLTDVVVRCALPVAKAGGKPVWLSLSARPKIDSAGKFHGYRGLAKDVSVEYQRKIEDSRLAEFDSLTGLYNRHRMNRRLDSILAAYKSAKRSCAIMMLDLDRFKQVNDTMGHPAGDSLLQQVAERLRNVIGERGEIGRLGGDEFQVILPDLDDRGKLGELADKVIQIVSQPYPIDDKRAIIGTSVGVAIAPYDGIESDDLVRASDLALYSAKNGGRGQFRFYSADLKDEEQERQLLLDDLREALAADELQLHYQPVVRIKDNHVVGMEALMRWEHEERGWVSPGMFIPVAEESSLIGALGEWAINQACKDAMEWPSSIRVAVNVSPRQFTANGFVDQVAAAIENSGIDPDRLELELTESVFLGDSEQTEKTFDALKKLGVRLALDDFGTGYSSLSYLRSAPFDKLKVDKSFVDSCTLKDQNSAKIIAAIIGLSKALGMETTVEGVEAFDQLEVVKSKGASLIQGWLYSKALPQAIVLQNISAGEYLIEPSGPDKHRPDRRSMFRRIGLIHEDHRYEAVIRDLSTTGAFIEGLVGVPLGTPLVLDLGGGQLVVCTVMRSEDAQIGVEFETPLVSDGAGGLCTRHRVSPYALAAAGMPLGALPKGNYPMEQLQPPPTSKPQFLQVQVGGGA; encoded by the coding sequence TTGAAAGGCCTATCGGGCACCCAGCCCACAACGGCGGACGGGCACGATCTCGTCAGCGACGGCCTGCGCCATGATGTGCTCGACGATTTCGAACAAACCGGCATCGCCTGGGTCTGGGCGAGCGATGCGGACAACGTGCTCAGCTATCTCTCCTCCGGTGCCGCCAAGGCGATCGATCTTCCGCTTTCGACCTTGCTCGGTCAGCCGATCAGTACATTGTTCGAGACCGACCCCGACGATCCGGACAATCGCGCGGGCCGCCCGCTGGGATTCCAGCTCAATTCACGCTCGAAATTGACCGACGTGGTTGTGCGCTGCGCACTGCCGGTTGCGAAGGCAGGTGGCAAACCGGTCTGGTTGTCGCTCTCGGCGCGACCGAAGATCGATTCTGCGGGCAAGTTCCACGGTTATCGCGGCCTCGCGAAGGACGTTTCGGTCGAATACCAGCGCAAGATCGAGGATTCACGCCTCGCCGAATTCGACTCGCTCACCGGCCTCTACAACCGCCACCGAATGAACCGGCGGCTGGATTCGATCCTCGCTGCGTATAAGTCGGCCAAGCGCAGCTGCGCGATCATGATGCTCGACCTCGACCGCTTCAAGCAGGTCAACGATACCATGGGCCACCCGGCAGGCGATTCCCTGCTGCAGCAGGTCGCCGAGCGGCTGCGCAACGTTATCGGTGAACGCGGCGAGATCGGCCGCCTCGGCGGCGACGAATTCCAGGTCATCTTACCCGATCTCGACGATCGCGGAAAACTCGGCGAATTGGCCGACAAGGTTATCCAGATCGTCTCCCAGCCCTACCCGATCGACGACAAGCGCGCGATCATCGGCACCTCGGTAGGCGTTGCAATCGCACCCTACGACGGGATCGAAAGCGACGACCTCGTTCGCGCGAGCGACCTCGCACTCTATTCCGCCAAGAACGGCGGACGCGGGCAGTTCCGGTTCTACTCGGCCGATCTCAAGGACGAGGAGCAGGAGCGCCAGTTGCTGCTCGACGACTTGCGCGAAGCGCTCGCGGCCGACGAACTCCAGCTGCACTACCAACCGGTCGTGCGGATCAAGGACAACCACGTCGTCGGCATGGAAGCGCTGATGCGCTGGGAGCACGAAGAACGCGGCTGGGTCAGCCCGGGCATGTTCATTCCCGTGGCCGAAGAATCGAGCCTTATCGGCGCGCTGGGCGAATGGGCGATCAACCAGGCGTGCAAGGACGCGATGGAGTGGCCAAGCAGCATTCGCGTCGCGGTCAACGTTTCGCCGCGCCAGTTCACTGCCAACGGGTTCGTCGACCAGGTGGCTGCGGCGATCGAGAACAGCGGCATCGATCCCGATCGGCTCGAACTCGAACTGACCGAAAGCGTGTTCCTCGGCGATAGCGAGCAAACCGAGAAAACGTTCGACGCACTTAAGAAGCTCGGCGTGCGGCTCGCGCTCGACGATTTCGGTACCGGCTATTCGTCGCTCAGCTATTTGCGCTCGGCTCCGTTCGACAAGCTCAAGGTCGACAAGAGCTTCGTCGACTCGTGTACCCTCAAGGACCAGAACAGCGCCAAGATCATCGCTGCGATCATCGGCCTGTCGAAGGCGCTCGGGATGGAAACGACCGTCGAAGGCGTGGAAGCGTTCGACCAGCTCGAAGTGGTCAAGTCCAAGGGTGCATCGCTGATCCAGGGCTGGCTCTATTCGAAAGCCTTGCCGCAAGCGATCGTGTTGCAGAATATTTCCGCCGGCGAATACCTGATAGAGCCGAGCGGGCCGGACAAGCACCGCCCCGACCGCCGTTCGATGTTCCGCCGCATCGGCCTGATTCACGAAGACCATCGCTACGAAGCGGTCATCCGCGACCTTTCAACCACCGGGGCCTTCATCGAAGGGCTGGTTGGGGTGCCGCTCGGCACGCCGCTGGTGCTCGACCTCGGCGGCGGACAGCTGGTCGTTTGCACGGTCATGCGGTCCGAGGACGCCCAGATTGGGGTCGAATTCGAAACCCCGCTGGTCAGCGATGGAGCGGGCGGCCTGTGCACCCGCCATCGGGTCAGCCCCTACGCGCTTGCCGCTGCCGGTATGCCGCTGGGCGCCCTCCCCAAGGGCAACTACCCGATGGAGCAATTGCAGCCGCCGCCCACCAGCAAGCCGCAATTCCTCCAGGTCCAGGTCGGCGGCGGAGCGTAG
- a CDS encoding nitroreductase gives MPDIMQSPPYDEVVLGRRSIRGYLDKPVPRELIEEILALAIRAPSSMNTQPWHFHVITGEPLDRIRRGNTDRILAGEPDSREFRRGQPFAGVHRERQVGVAKQLFGAMGIERDDKERRQDWVLRGFRQFDAPVCVIVTYDRELSESDDTPFDCGAVTTALVNAAWSRGLGCVINSQGIMQSPVVREHAGIPEDQVIMKAVALGWPDESFPANAVVSERKSVDEAARFVGFED, from the coding sequence ATGCCAGACATCATGCAATCGCCGCCCTACGACGAAGTCGTGCTCGGCCGTCGCTCGATCCGCGGATACCTCGACAAGCCGGTCCCACGAGAGCTGATCGAAGAGATACTCGCGCTCGCCATCCGCGCGCCTTCGTCGATGAACACGCAGCCTTGGCATTTCCATGTGATCACCGGGGAACCGCTCGACCGGATCCGGCGCGGCAATACCGACCGGATCCTCGCGGGCGAGCCCGACAGTCGCGAATTCCGCCGCGGACAGCCGTTCGCCGGCGTGCACCGCGAGCGCCAAGTCGGCGTCGCCAAGCAGCTGTTCGGCGCGATGGGGATCGAACGCGACGACAAGGAGCGACGTCAGGACTGGGTCTTGCGCGGATTCCGCCAGTTCGACGCCCCGGTGTGCGTGATCGTGACTTACGACCGCGAATTGTCGGAAAGCGACGACACTCCGTTCGATTGCGGCGCGGTCACCACTGCCCTCGTCAACGCAGCGTGGAGCCGGGGCCTCGGCTGCGTGATCAACTCACAAGGCATCATGCAAAGCCCGGTTGTACGCGAACACGCCGGTATCCCCGAAGACCAGGTGATCATGAAGGCGGTAGCGCTCGGTTGGCCCGACGAGAGCTTCCCGGCCAATGCCGTCGTCAGCGAACGCAAGAGCGTGGACGAAGCCGCTCGGTTCGTGGGGTTCGAGGACTAG